A window of the Gemmatimonadota bacterium genome harbors these coding sequences:
- the coaE gene encoding dephospho-CoA kinase (Dephospho-CoA kinase (CoaE) performs the final step in coenzyme A biosynthesis.) has translation MIIGVTGGIGAGKSTVCAVFEKAGAHVIDADSTGHEVLRDPIVIRNLTDVFGRKILDADGQIARRELGKRAFASDKNREKLNAIVWQPLRQLLLDKIHAALDREPTRPVVVDAALLVERGDPKKIVDVLVVVTAPETLRIQRTMARLGISRAEVMARLSAQLPEEDKVAVADFVVVNDKTPAVCRQRARAIWNKLQCEEQ, from the coding sequence GTGATCATAGGCGTAACAGGAGGCATCGGCGCGGGAAAAAGCACCGTATGCGCCGTATTTGAAAAAGCCGGCGCGCACGTAATCGACGCCGATTCAACAGGTCACGAAGTACTCCGCGACCCGATTGTAATTCGCAACCTGACCGATGTGTTCGGCCGGAAGATCCTGGATGCCGACGGACAAATCGCACGCCGGGAATTGGGCAAGCGAGCCTTTGCGTCTGACAAAAATCGCGAAAAACTCAACGCCATCGTATGGCAACCGCTTCGGCAGTTATTGCTGGACAAAATTCATGCGGCTCTGGATCGAGAACCCACACGCCCCGTAGTTGTGGATGCGGCCCTGCTGGTCGAGCGCGGCGATCCCAAAAAAATCGTCGATGTACTCGTCGTCGTAACAGCCCCCGAAACCTTGCGGATTCAGCGGACAATGGCGCGATTGGGCATCTCCAGAGCCGAAGTTATGGCGCGACTATCCGCACAATTACCCGAAGAAGACAAAGTCGCGGTCGCGGATTTTGTCGTAGTCAATGACAAAACACCCGCCGTGTGTCGCCAACGCGCGCGGGCTATCTGGAACAAATTGCAATGTGAGGAACAATGA
- a CDS encoding peptidase MA family metallohydrolase → MSARSTQISYLCFLLLFSFSAANATEWHKFERDGLALYLAHNDAVRAGELLNALLIGRNEIRRKLGGAPEIPIAVYLAPNEAVFRELTHGRLPHWSAGVAFLESRTIVLQASADNLLQVARHEFAHIFLHAIAPSRVPVWFHEGVAMWASHEWRLRQSAAVFYAVFSENLIPLSEIDEVLSFPSAKADLAYTESLLAVSFLIRLGGPNAVVVMLSELEADAPFEVALFRVTGETPREFERRWRDDVQARFSLMTLLFSPDLIWLYLTLLLLLAYICVRLRNRATLRRWEAEDAAEELTLQLRVYRREDEQ, encoded by the coding sequence CTTTCTCCTCCTCTTTTCTTTTTCCGCAGCAAACGCGACAGAATGGCACAAATTTGAACGCGATGGCCTCGCCTTATACCTCGCGCATAACGATGCGGTTCGGGCAGGGGAATTGTTGAACGCGCTCCTTATTGGGCGCAATGAAATCCGGCGCAAACTGGGCGGCGCCCCCGAAATTCCCATAGCGGTTTATCTCGCGCCGAACGAAGCTGTTTTTCGAGAATTGACACACGGGCGATTGCCGCACTGGAGCGCGGGGGTTGCATTCCTCGAATCGCGCACCATTGTTCTACAAGCCAGCGCCGACAACTTACTACAGGTTGCGCGGCACGAATTTGCCCATATATTTTTGCACGCCATCGCGCCATCACGCGTGCCCGTCTGGTTTCACGAAGGCGTGGCGATGTGGGCGTCGCACGAGTGGCGCTTGCGACAAAGCGCGGCTGTGTTTTACGCGGTCTTTTCGGAAAACTTAATCCCGCTCTCCGAAATTGATGAAGTCCTTTCTTTCCCCTCGGCAAAAGCCGATCTGGCTTACACGGAAAGTTTGCTGGCAGTCTCGTTTTTGATCCGTTTGGGCGGTCCCAATGCCGTGGTCGTCATGCTCTCCGAACTGGAAGCAGACGCGCCCTTTGAAGTCGCATTATTTCGCGTAACTGGCGAAACGCCCCGCGAATTTGAACGGCGATGGCGCGATGATGTACAGGCGCGATTCAGTCTGATGACACTACTCTTTTCGCCCGATTTGATCTGGCTGTATCTCACCTTGCTCTTGCTACTCGCCTATATATGCGTGAGACTGCGGAATCGCGCGACCTTGCGGCGGTGGGAAGCCGAAGACGCAGCCGAAGAATTGACCCTGCAATTGCGCGTATATCGCCGAGAGGACGAGCAGTGA